Proteins found in one Cobetia sp. L2A1 genomic segment:
- a CDS encoding 2-hydroxyacid dehydrogenase translates to MHAPTYSPQNVSHLESGSASLPARLKVVVLKPLAEDQMAALRKHHEVVVLSSYTSAEALDAALRDALHDAHGLISSGLTITPSLLDAAPQLRVICSVSVGYDNYPLEAMNARGILLCNTPDVLTETTADTGFLLIMATARRAVELANLVREGHWKHNIGEAHFGSDVHGKTLGMVGMGRIGAAIARRGALGFGMRVQYSNASPKPELEAELGAHRVELDTLLESSDFVCVTVPLSPETERLIGQRELEKMSSHAILINIARGRVVDEAALIACLESGGIRGAGLDVFEQEPLPAESPLTRLPQVVALPHIGSATHETRHAMAQRALDNLLLALKGQSPLSAVNVSHWTRKG, encoded by the coding sequence ATGCACGCGCCAACCTATTCCCCACAGAACGTCAGTCATCTGGAGAGCGGCTCTGCTTCGCTCCCCGCCCGCCTCAAGGTCGTAGTCCTCAAACCGCTGGCAGAGGACCAGATGGCCGCATTGCGCAAGCATCATGAGGTCGTGGTGCTCTCGAGCTACACCTCTGCTGAAGCCCTCGATGCAGCCTTGCGAGATGCCTTGCACGATGCTCACGGCCTGATCAGTTCAGGCCTGACCATCACGCCGTCGTTGCTCGATGCCGCACCGCAGCTGCGCGTGATCTGCAGCGTTTCAGTGGGGTACGACAACTACCCGCTCGAGGCGATGAATGCCCGCGGCATCCTGCTGTGCAACACGCCGGACGTGCTGACCGAGACGACCGCCGATACTGGCTTTCTCTTGATTATGGCCACTGCACGTCGCGCAGTGGAGCTTGCCAATCTGGTACGTGAAGGCCACTGGAAGCACAACATCGGTGAAGCGCATTTTGGCAGTGATGTTCACGGCAAGACGCTCGGCATGGTGGGCATGGGCAGAATTGGTGCCGCCATTGCACGGCGTGGCGCGCTGGGGTTCGGCATGCGTGTCCAATACTCCAACGCCTCTCCCAAACCTGAACTGGAAGCTGAATTGGGCGCCCATCGGGTCGAGCTCGACACGCTGCTTGAGAGCTCCGACTTCGTGTGTGTCACGGTTCCCTTGAGCCCAGAGACGGAACGCCTGATCGGACAACGCGAGCTTGAGAAGATGTCCTCTCACGCCATCCTGATCAACATCGCACGTGGCCGAGTCGTCGATGAAGCGGCACTGATCGCCTGTCTCGAAAGCGGCGGCATTCGCGGCGCAGGCCTGGATGTCTTCGAACAGGAGCCCCTGCCGGCAGAATCGCCACTCACGCGTCTGCCTCAGGTCGTCGCCCTGCCCCATATCGGCTCAGCGACACACGAAACTCGTCACGCCATGGCACAGCGCGCCCTCGACAACTTGCTGCTTGCCCTGAAAGGCCAATCACCGCTGAGCGCTGTCAACGTCTCTCATTGGACACGTAAAGGCTGA
- a CDS encoding TRAP transporter large permease produces the protein MMPMDWLFLMPWLLFGVLGILIVIGIPIAMALVLTATTLIFLDPRLTYWIMFQRMYNGMDSFVLLAVPLFLLAGNLMNAARITERLITLCMRLVGHFRGALAHVNVLVSMLFAGVSGSSTADSAGVGTVLIPAMKREGYPVSFAVAVTAASSVMGTIIPPSINMIVWGALTNTSIAGLFLGGILPGIMIGVAQLMLNMRYVRRYNVPVRKRASLSELMSSGKDGLLASGIPIVIIGGITLGIVTPTEAAVIAVVYALVLGFVIYRELDMAKLLTASTDTVRLCSLSLFSLVGAAIFGYLISFYQIPPKLMAGVSITDPTVLLVVMTVVLLVIGTFMDALPAMAIMAPIFYPLAMAAGVHPVQFGVIGVMALGLGLITPPYGLCLMISAKIGGIPLLKAMATTMLYLGVMLAVIVLLIFFPDLILAIPRLIAPDFV, from the coding sequence ATGATGCCCATGGACTGGCTATTCCTGATGCCCTGGCTGCTGTTTGGCGTACTGGGGATACTGATCGTGATCGGCATTCCAATTGCCATGGCATTGGTACTGACCGCGACAACCTTGATCTTTCTCGACCCACGCCTGACGTACTGGATCATGTTCCAGCGCATGTATAACGGCATGGACTCCTTTGTACTGCTGGCCGTGCCGTTGTTCCTGCTCGCGGGCAACTTGATGAATGCCGCGCGCATCACTGAACGGCTGATCACGCTATGCATGCGCTTGGTCGGTCATTTCCGCGGCGCACTGGCACATGTCAACGTACTGGTCAGCATGCTGTTTGCCGGTGTTTCAGGCTCCTCCACTGCCGATAGCGCAGGCGTGGGTACCGTACTGATTCCCGCCATGAAGCGTGAGGGATATCCCGTCAGCTTTGCCGTGGCGGTCACTGCTGCCTCCTCGGTGATGGGCACGATCATTCCGCCCTCGATCAACATGATCGTATGGGGCGCACTGACCAACACCTCAATTGCCGGCCTGTTTCTCGGCGGTATCTTGCCCGGCATCATGATTGGTGTCGCTCAGCTGATGCTCAACATGCGCTATGTCCGCCGCTATAACGTGCCGGTACGCAAGCGTGCATCACTCAGTGAACTGATGAGTTCAGGCAAGGATGGACTCCTGGCATCCGGGATTCCGATCGTGATCATCGGCGGTATTACGCTGGGAATCGTGACGCCAACGGAAGCTGCCGTCATCGCGGTCGTCTATGCGTTGGTGCTCGGCTTCGTCATCTATCGCGAACTCGACATGGCCAAGTTGCTGACCGCCTCGACCGATACGGTAAGGTTGTGCTCGCTATCACTGTTTAGCCTGGTGGGTGCGGCAATCTTCGGCTATCTGATCAGTTTCTATCAGATTCCGCCCAAGCTGATGGCAGGTGTCAGCATCACTGACCCGACGGTGCTGCTGGTCGTGATGACCGTCGTGCTGTTGGTGATCGGCACCTTCATGGATGCTCTGCCGGCCATGGCGATCATGGCGCCTATCTTCTATCCATTGGCGATGGCGGCAGGTGTGCATCCGGTGCAGTTCGGGGTCATCGGGGTCATGGCGCTGGGTCTGGGTTTGATCACGCCCCCCTATGGACTGTGCCTGATGATTTCCGCCAAGATCGGCGGCATCCCACTCCTCAAGGCGATGGCAACCACCATGCTGTACCTGGGCGTGATGCTAGCCGTGATCGTGCTGCTGATCTTCTTCCCGGATCTGATCCTGGCCATTCCGCGCCTGATTGCACCGGATTTCGTGTAG
- the uxuA gene encoding mannonate dehydratase — protein sequence MEATWRWFGPEDPISLEEIRQTGATGIVTALHEIPNGEVWPLDAIRERKALIEAAGLRWSVVESIPVHESIKQAAPGHERHIEHYQQSLRHLAQCGIETVCYNFMPVLDWTRTDLAWPLPEGGTALRFDQEAFAAFDLYLLERPNAEQDYSDEEQRAAQAHLEALDEAGRETLVRTIIAGLPGAEEGYSLAEFRAALAAYDGIDAARLRQHLATFLKAIVPVAEEVGIRLAIHPDDPPRPMFGLPRVVSSMVDADWLLGVVPSPANGLTFCTGSYGANPDIDLCVMARRFAPYIHFAHLRATGRDSEDKRSFHEAEHLEGDLDMVGIISVLVAEERRRTSAGGALLPMRPDHGHHILDDAHRETRPGYPLYGRMKGLAELRGLEMAVRQLS from the coding sequence ATGGAAGCGACATGGCGCTGGTTTGGTCCAGAAGACCCCATCAGTCTTGAAGAGATTCGTCAGACCGGTGCGACCGGTATCGTCACCGCATTGCACGAGATTCCCAATGGCGAGGTATGGCCGCTTGACGCGATTCGTGAGCGCAAGGCGCTGATCGAAGCGGCGGGGTTGCGCTGGTCGGTGGTCGAAAGCATTCCGGTACATGAAAGTATCAAGCAGGCAGCGCCGGGACATGAACGCCACATCGAGCACTACCAGCAGTCGCTGCGGCATCTTGCCCAGTGCGGTATCGAGACGGTGTGCTACAACTTCATGCCGGTACTGGATTGGACGCGCACTGACCTTGCCTGGCCGTTGCCTGAGGGGGGGACCGCATTACGCTTTGATCAGGAGGCGTTTGCCGCGTTTGATCTCTATCTGCTTGAGCGCCCCAATGCTGAGCAGGATTACAGCGACGAGGAACAGCGCGCCGCGCAAGCGCATCTTGAGGCATTGGATGAAGCGGGGCGTGAGACGCTGGTTCGCACCATCATCGCGGGTCTACCCGGGGCTGAAGAGGGTTATAGCCTGGCGGAATTTCGTGCTGCCCTGGCGGCTTACGACGGTATCGATGCCGCCCGCCTTCGTCAGCATCTGGCGACCTTCCTCAAGGCCATCGTACCGGTAGCGGAAGAGGTCGGGATTCGCCTCGCCATCCATCCGGATGATCCGCCGCGGCCGATGTTCGGTCTGCCACGCGTTGTCTCGAGCATGGTCGATGCGGATTGGCTGCTGGGTGTGGTGCCAAGCCCTGCCAATGGTCTGACGTTCTGTACGGGCTCCTACGGTGCCAATCCCGATATAGATCTCTGTGTGATGGCGCGTCGCTTTGCGCCCTATATCCACTTCGCACATCTGCGCGCCACAGGCCGAGACAGTGAAGACAAGCGCTCCTTCCATGAAGCAGAGCACCTGGAAGGTGACCTGGACATGGTCGGCATCATCAGTGTGCTGGTCGCGGAAGAGCGTCGACGGACTTCCGCCGGTGGTGCCCTGCTGCCGATGCGACCGGATCACGGCCACCATATCCTCGATGACGCTCACCGTGAGACACGCCCGGGCTATCCGCTCTATGGGCGCATGAAGGGCCTGGCTGAGTTGCGAGGGCTTGAGATGGCCGTACGTCAGCTGAGCTGA
- a CDS encoding TRAP transporter small permease, producing the protein MTRVLSGLDSLNRTLERLLYLVLLALLASFITFIIYQIASRNLAFLPRLFWTEEFSRFAFQWMVMLGTAVGVLHADHFVLEAFPRGSRADLVTRWIRDLACLLLGVLFIVHGKDFALSGLRRNAMASGLSMIYVYSVFAVSGIFIVLFSVQRLLHACLYGMNAMEASLNTPNEAEVIPAIDDTDLLPDALATPVVGDAPSSAARRPLS; encoded by the coding sequence ATGACACGTGTGCTCTCAGGGCTTGACAGCCTGAACCGGACACTCGAACGTTTGCTTTATCTGGTGTTGCTGGCGCTGCTGGCAAGCTTCATTACCTTCATCATCTACCAGATTGCCAGTCGCAATCTGGCGTTTCTGCCGCGTCTGTTTTGGACCGAGGAATTCAGTCGCTTCGCCTTTCAGTGGATGGTGATGCTGGGGACCGCCGTTGGCGTCCTGCATGCCGACCACTTTGTACTGGAAGCCTTCCCCCGCGGCAGTCGCGCCGATCTCGTGACACGCTGGATTCGTGACCTGGCCTGCCTGCTGCTGGGCGTATTGTTCATCGTGCACGGCAAGGACTTCGCGCTCTCGGGGCTCAGGCGCAACGCCATGGCCTCGGGCCTGTCGATGATCTACGTCTACTCGGTCTTTGCCGTCAGCGGCATCTTCATCGTGTTATTCAGCGTGCAGCGTCTACTTCATGCCTGCCTTTACGGCATGAATGCCATGGAAGCATCACTCAACACGCCCAATGAGGCGGAAGTGATACCGGCCATCGATGACACTGATCTGCTGCCTGATGCACTGGCCACGCCTGTCGTTGGTGATGCACCTTCCTCTGCTGCCAGGAGACCTCTGTCATGA
- a CDS encoding TRAP transporter substrate-binding protein: protein MTHNWINPNAMQHPLSTRLSHRLVHRIGRGIALGATVGTLLTATLGFSASAQATELRFGHAGTEDTAYQLGAERLRDLLSERTDGDITMTIMGNSVLGHETEMFEQQMAGALDMSIVSPGLITDFSPTANVFTIPFLYRDVDHWQKVLDGEVGAEIAQKISDETDVKVLAYFGGGKRHIVSSREVKTLDDLQGLKLRTNPTKPLIVAWQALGVEPSVVAWKEIYTAIQLGAIDGLLNEPEWTLRMRFHEVAPNIALSEHDITVRLLTMSKMSWDNLDEEQQKILMESAKEAAGYARKVQLEQDAAALAELEKQGAKLHKIDRVRMQEIVAEPLKEVIAEMGLQDIYDKVRAVK from the coding sequence ATGACTCATAATTGGATCAATCCAAACGCCATGCAACATCCCCTCTCCACTCGCCTATCGCACCGTCTCGTACACCGCATAGGGCGGGGCATAGCACTCGGTGCCACCGTGGGCACTCTGCTGACCGCCACACTGGGCTTCTCCGCCAGTGCACAGGCAACGGAGCTGCGCTTCGGACATGCCGGCACCGAGGATACTGCCTATCAACTCGGCGCCGAGCGCCTGCGTGATCTGCTCAGCGAAAGAACCGATGGTGATATCACCATGACCATCATGGGCAATTCGGTGCTGGGTCATGAGACAGAAATGTTCGAGCAGCAGATGGCCGGCGCCCTCGACATGTCGATCGTGAGCCCGGGCCTGATCACCGACTTCTCACCCACCGCCAACGTCTTCACCATCCCTTTCCTGTATCGCGATGTCGATCACTGGCAGAAGGTGCTGGATGGTGAGGTGGGAGCAGAGATCGCTCAGAAGATCAGTGATGAAACCGACGTGAAAGTGTTGGCCTACTTTGGCGGCGGCAAGCGTCACATCGTCAGCTCTCGTGAGGTCAAGACACTGGATGACTTGCAGGGGCTCAAGCTGCGCACCAATCCGACCAAACCGCTGATCGTCGCCTGGCAGGCGCTGGGTGTCGAACCGAGCGTGGTGGCCTGGAAGGAAATCTATACCGCCATCCAGCTAGGCGCGATTGATGGCCTGCTCAACGAGCCGGAATGGACGCTGCGCATGCGTTTCCATGAAGTCGCACCCAATATCGCACTGTCAGAGCACGATATCACCGTGCGCCTGCTCACCATGTCCAAGATGTCCTGGGACAATCTGGATGAAGAGCAGCAGAAAATCCTGATGGAATCTGCCAAAGAGGCCGCCGGCTATGCACGCAAGGTGCAGCTGGAGCAGGACGCCGCAGCACTGGCCGAGCTTGAGAAGCAAGGCGCCAAGCTGCACAAGATTGATCGTGTCCGCATGCAAGAAATCGTGGCCGAGCCACTCAAGGAAGTGATTGCCGAGATGGGCCTGCAAGACATCTACGACAAGGTGCGTGCCGTCAAGTAA
- a CDS encoding sugar kinase: MMSDHPSASSTHASSHSSSQSSQATSSRPLEILAFGEAMALLVAESEGDLAQVSHYERRIAGADTNVAIGLARLGFHVGWLSRVGHDSLGRYLRHTLEAEGLDCRHLSEDALAPTGLMFKARAKQGEDPHVEYFRQGSAASRMDASDASGVDFSALRHLHATGIPPAVSTTCRELSFALFDKARASGASISFDPNLRPTLWSSEHEMRETLNQLACQADWVFPGLSEGQLLTGKKTPEAVAGYYLERGAKAVIIKLGPEGSYYRGVIGGQEAAFSVPGQRVDKVIDTVGAGDAFAVGAVSALLDGLSPRDAMLRANLLGSRAVQVRGDMEGLPDRATLTAIERELAVSAT, encoded by the coding sequence ATGATGTCTGATCACCCTTCTGCGTCATCGACGCACGCCTCTTCTCACTCCTCTTCTCAATCCTCCCAAGCGACGTCTTCACGTCCGCTTGAGATACTGGCCTTTGGCGAGGCCATGGCCCTGCTGGTCGCGGAAAGTGAGGGAGACCTCGCTCAGGTCTCACACTACGAGCGACGTATTGCCGGCGCCGACACCAATGTTGCCATCGGCCTGGCGCGACTGGGCTTTCACGTCGGCTGGCTGAGCCGCGTGGGCCACGATAGTCTCGGCCGCTATCTACGCCACACCCTGGAAGCCGAGGGACTCGACTGCCGACACTTGAGCGAGGATGCTCTGGCCCCCACCGGCCTGATGTTCAAGGCGCGCGCCAAACAGGGCGAAGACCCACACGTGGAGTACTTCCGCCAAGGCAGCGCGGCCAGCCGAATGGACGCAAGCGATGCCAGCGGCGTCGATTTCAGCGCTCTGCGTCATCTTCACGCCACTGGCATACCACCGGCGGTGTCCACCACCTGCCGTGAACTCTCCTTTGCTCTCTTCGACAAGGCGCGCGCGTCCGGTGCCAGCATCTCGTTTGATCCCAATCTGCGCCCGACGCTGTGGTCCAGCGAGCACGAGATGCGCGAGACCCTGAATCAACTTGCGTGTCAGGCAGACTGGGTCTTCCCGGGTCTGTCAGAAGGCCAGTTGCTGACGGGAAAGAAAACGCCGGAAGCCGTTGCAGGCTACTATCTCGAGCGGGGCGCCAAGGCGGTCATCATCAAGCTTGGCCCTGAAGGCAGCTATTATCGCGGCGTCATCGGCGGCCAGGAAGCGGCCTTCAGCGTGCCCGGACAACGCGTCGACAAGGTCATCGATACTGTCGGTGCTGGCGATGCCTTTGCGGTCGGTGCGGTCAGCGCGCTACTGGACGGCCTGTCACCGCGCGACGCCATGCTGCGCGCCAACCTGCTGGGCAGTCGCGCCGTACAAGTGCGCGGTGACATGGAAGGCCTGCCGGATCGCGCCACTCTGACAGCGATAGAGCGTGAGCTGGCCGTCAGCGCCACCTGA
- a CDS encoding HAD family hydrolase: MPPLCLLFDSDGTLVDSEILLAEVMAEVLSNYDLPFTALRYMREFRGVRFLTIVNTLEQTYGALAPDALEEMENTLRAKMEDRMREQLLPMPGMRDALAALRGHDCAVVSNGPERKVRCAMQSSGLAEFFGDNLFSAYTLKLWKPDPRLYQAAARLMGYPLEQCVVIDDAAVGVQAGLLAGMHVIHFNHFPEHEQTPSGAIAMHHASELPALIAQLSRSLDMPMPHHRDDDEAFS, translated from the coding sequence ATGCCGCCACTATGTCTTCTGTTCGATTCTGATGGCACCTTGGTCGACAGTGAAATTCTGCTCGCCGAGGTGATGGCTGAAGTGCTGTCGAATTACGACCTGCCTTTCACGGCATTGCGCTATATGCGGGAGTTTCGTGGCGTGCGCTTCCTGACCATCGTCAACACGCTAGAGCAAACGTATGGTGCGCTGGCGCCCGATGCGCTGGAGGAGATGGAGAATACGTTGCGGGCGAAGATGGAGGACCGCATGCGTGAGCAATTGCTGCCGATGCCAGGCATGCGTGACGCCCTGGCCGCTCTCAGAGGCCATGACTGCGCCGTCGTTTCCAACGGCCCGGAACGCAAGGTGCGCTGTGCCATGCAGAGCAGTGGACTGGCGGAATTCTTCGGCGACAACCTGTTCAGCGCCTACACCCTCAAGCTTTGGAAGCCTGATCCGCGCCTCTATCAGGCAGCCGCGCGCTTGATGGGCTATCCGCTGGAGCAATGCGTGGTGATTGATGATGCTGCCGTGGGCGTACAAGCCGGACTTCTCGCTGGAATGCACGTCATCCATTTCAATCATTTCCCCGAGCACGAACAGACGCCCTCCGGCGCCATCGCCATGCATCACGCCAGTGAGCTGCCTGCGCTCATCGCGCAACTGTCACGCTCACTCGACATGCCAATGCCCCATCATCGAGACGATGACGAGGCCTTTTCTTGA
- a CDS encoding LacI family DNA-binding transcriptional regulator, with amino-acid sequence MTELVTPTPVDDGDGDSHSDTGPSDADHSASSTKVSGSITLQDIAAHANVSRSTVSLVLRASPLVAERTRAKVQASIKTLGYVYNRGAAAMRGALTSTLGVVVYDIANPFFGSMVAGIDAALNQEGYVSFLANSEDSPERQQRFIERMREHRVDGLLLCPAEHTDPALIHRLADWGMPCIQVMRYLDAPPNDYDYAGTDFRRVAELAVNHLASLGHQRIAFIGGADHSVSHDRWLGYQAALDAHGLSYRRLVRGHGVTRRVGYELIQELMQETPRPTAVVCHNDLVAFGAMLGLRHMGLEPGKDCAVIGTDDVEEAELGDPPLTSIATHPYAIGEQAARLALRRIANPHGKRENVIMPPELRIRQSCGSQAAIR; translated from the coding sequence ATGACAGAGCTAGTGACTCCAACGCCGGTCGATGATGGCGATGGTGACAGCCACTCAGATACCGGCCCATCAGACGCTGATCACTCCGCGTCGTCCACGAAGGTCTCAGGCAGCATCACGCTGCAAGACATCGCAGCACACGCCAACGTCTCACGCAGTACCGTGTCACTGGTGCTGCGGGCCAGTCCGCTGGTCGCGGAGCGAACACGCGCCAAGGTTCAAGCCTCGATCAAGACCCTGGGCTATGTCTATAACCGAGGCGCCGCCGCCATGCGTGGCGCCCTGACCTCGACACTGGGCGTCGTTGTCTACGATATCGCCAATCCGTTCTTCGGCTCGATGGTGGCCGGTATCGATGCCGCACTCAATCAAGAAGGCTATGTGTCCTTTCTCGCCAACAGTGAGGATTCACCTGAGCGTCAGCAGCGCTTTATCGAGCGCATGCGCGAGCACCGGGTTGATGGGCTACTGCTATGCCCAGCCGAGCATACCGATCCGGCATTGATTCACCGACTGGCTGACTGGGGCATGCCGTGCATTCAGGTCATGCGTTATCTGGATGCGCCGCCCAATGACTATGACTACGCCGGTACCGACTTTCGGCGCGTCGCCGAGCTTGCGGTCAATCATCTGGCCAGCCTTGGCCATCAGCGGATCGCCTTCATCGGCGGCGCCGATCATTCAGTGAGTCATGATCGCTGGCTAGGCTATCAGGCCGCACTGGATGCGCACGGACTGTCGTATCGCCGACTGGTTCGCGGGCACGGCGTCACCCGTCGTGTCGGCTACGAATTGATTCAGGAATTGATGCAGGAAACCCCACGCCCGACCGCCGTCGTCTGCCATAACGACCTGGTCGCGTTCGGCGCCATGCTCGGCCTCAGGCATATGGGATTGGAGCCGGGCAAGGATTGCGCCGTGATTGGCACCGATGATGTCGAAGAGGCGGAGCTGGGCGATCCACCGTTGACCAGTATCGCGACCCACCCCTACGCCATTGGTGAGCAGGCGGCACGACTGGCGCTCAGAAGGATTGCCAACCCGCACGGTAAACGAGAAAACGTCATCATGCCGCCAGAGTTGAGGATACGTCAGTCATGCGGTAGCCAAGCCGCCATACGCTAA